TTGTCCAAAACTTTTATCTGGAAATGAACCTGTTGATGATTATGATTATATTTTTGTAGGAACACCGAACTGGTTTAAGTCTTTTGCACCACCACTATTAAGCTTTTTACGTAGCTTTGACTGGAAGGATAAAACGATTATTCCGTTTTGTACACATGGCGGTGGCGGATTTGGGCAGATTGTAGCGAATATAACTACAGAGTGTCCCGGGGCAATAATATTATCAGGATTTGACACAACAAGTGATTTTGATGACACAACAGTTCAAGCATGGATTGATGACATGGAGATTTTGGAATAGACAACTATGCTATAACCAAAGGCCACGAGGGGAGAAAATGAGAAAGCAGTCTTATACAGTCAAGGAGATTACGAAAATAACAGGGATTACACGTAGGACGCTACACTACTATGATGAAATAGGGTTATTAAAGGCAACACAGATATCTGCTCAAGGATATCGCTTATATACGGTGGAGGATTTTGAACGTTTGCAAATTATTCTTTTCTTGAAAGAGATGGACCTGTCATTGAAAGAAATCGCTGGTATATTACGATTATCACGGCACGAGCAAAACAAAGTACTAAAAGGTCATTACAAGATTTTATTTAAAAAAAGGCAAAAGCTTGAAAAAATGATGTCAAACTTAGAACTCTATTTGGCTGGAGAAAACATCTTGGCACTAGATATTTTTGAAGATGCAAGTGTGCTTCCATTAAAGGAGCAACATAAGCGTGAAGCAAAACTTGTTTATGGTGAAACAGAAAAATATAAAGAATATGAGGAAAATATGTCGCGATGGACCGATGCCGAAAAAGAAAAGATCTTTGAAGCATTTGGAGAAGAGATGGACAAGATATTTATGCTATTTGGAGAACATATAAAAAAATCTCCAGGATCTAACGAAGTACAAGCCATTGTAAAACAGTGGGCAGATAGCTTTCAAGATTTTTTCGAATGCGATAGGGAAATACTCAAATGTATTGCACACACATATACTTACGATAGTCGATTCAAAAAATATATAAACCAATTTAGTGATGAAGACTTGAGCGACTTCATCTATAGGGCAATTCTTAACTACTGTAGTGATGAACAATAGTTAAAGACGCAGGGCATATATTTTGCCTTGACTCTTCCTTTGGGGAAGCCTTTATACTAAGGTTAACAAATATTTTAGAAAAGAGGTAAATGATGAGCAATCTAATTAAAATCAGAGACGTGTCAAGTAAATATGATATTACAGCTCGTACACTTCGCTATTATGAAGATATGGGGCTATTATCCAGTTCAAGAAGTGCAGACTATGCATACAGAATGTATGATCAGAAAGCTGTAAAAAGATTAGAGCAAATCCTTATACTTCGCAAACTCAACATTAGTATTAAAGATATTCAGCGCGTATTTAACACATCAGGCTCAGAGATTGTTCTAGAAGTGTTGAGTAAAAAAGTAGATAATATTGATGACGAAGTGGCATTATTACATGAGTTGAAAGACATTATTCTTGATTTTATACATGAGATTGAAGCATTGAATTTTTCAGATAATTCCAATGTAAAACTTTTGTATAATAAAGCGAAAGAGATTGAGACGCAGTTAGTCAGTATTGATTATATTGGAAAACCATCCAACATCAACCGCTTGCTTGAGATAACCGAGCGATTGGATAAAAAAGTGCCCGATATCATGGTGCTTAAAATACCGCCGTTTCGGGCGGTGACTGTGGGAGAACAATCATGGGATGATATGTTCAAAAGTGGCGGATACATGTTTCAATTATGGCAATATGAGCAACTATATAAACCTGTTATTTTTGATTGTTTTGACTTTTTGTTATTTAAACAAGATAAAGCAGAATGGATTTGTGCGGTCAAAGAAGAGGTCACACTAGATCAAGTCACTCCGTTTAAGATTATAGATTATCCTGGAGGATTATATGCTATGGCGGTTAGTATTGATGAGGATAATGAAAGTATAAATAAAGTAGAGAAGAAAGTGCGCCAATGGATTGAAAATACAAATTTTGTTCTTGATACACAACGTGATGTAATGTTTAACATGCCATACTTATACGAAGAAGGTAGAGACCCAGAGTATCAAGATATTGAAAAAGGGCTAGGCTATAAACAAATGCAGCGATATTTTCCGATCAAGTTAAAGAATACAGATAAGGGCTGAGATACCACTAAAAAACCTTTCGTTTTGAAAGGTTTTTTTTAGTGGTATCTATTGTTCATCTCAAGAACCTTTCCTGTCGCGAATAATATCTCTTCGAGTAACGCGACAGAGTCGCTCTATTCTTTGGCTGTATAGTCGATGTCATCTTTTAATACTTCATATGCTTTATGGTATTCCATAATACGTGCTACTTCCATAATAAAATCTTCATCATACCCGGCACGTCGCAATAGGTGGAATCCAACTTCCATTCCGGCAGAAATGCCGCCTCCGGTTATGATTCGTCCAGCATCAACAACTCTTGCCCGATTGATTTCACATTTTGGAGCAAGTTGTGCAAGTCTTTCGATTGGGACAAGACCAAATGGACTAGCTTCAATTCGATCCGGCTCTTTTCGGCTCGTTGCGGAGAGACCATCTAAAAGTCCCATATTCGCATATATCCAAGAACCTGTACATACACTTGTCAATAGAGTGGTTTCTGGGAGAGATAATATATAATTATGTAAGGTCTTATTATAGGTCTCTTGACGTGTTCCATGGCCTCCTGGTATTAAAAAAGCATCAACAGTTGGGTTATCATTGAAAGTATAATTTGGTAGGACAGTAAGCCCTGCTTGAGTTTGGATTGGTTTATTTGCGTCAGCAATAAAAAATACATCTAAACCTGGATCTAATCTTCTTGCTGTGGAAAAAACTCCATAGGGTCCTGCATAATCAATCACTTCAGCATCCTTAAAAACATAAATTCCTAATCTAAAACCTTCTACTTTTTTATTCATAATTGTTCCTCCTTAATTTTTGGTAGAACCATCGTTCTACTTTGTAATGTTATTATATAGAACCATCGTTCTACTGTCAACGCCTATTTTGATTTTAAAGTGGAATTTATATATTAATGTTGCTATAATGTAGAAAGCAGGAGGGTTACGCCATGAAAAAAAATAATAAAAAAGATAAGATATCTGCATCAGAAAGAATAATAAATACAGCAGAAGCCTTATTTTACAGTGAAGGTATTCAGTCTGTCGGAATAGATAGAATTGTAGAAGAATCAAATGTTGCTCTAAATACAATGTATAAATATTTTAGTTCAAAGGATAAACTGGTTGAAGCATACTTAGAAGATAGAGATATAAAATGGATGAATTGGCTCAATAGCTATATTGAAAAAGAAGATGCACCTGTGAATAAAGTGCTGGCAATTTTTGATGCCCTTGAGCAATGGTTTCATGAAGATCAATTTCGAGGGTGTGCATTTATCAATGCGTCAGGCGAACTAGGACATACAAAGCCAAGTGTCTATGAAATATCCAAAAAACATAAAGAAACGCTATATAAGACGATCCTAGATATTCTTATGTCGACACACATTGAACAAAAAGAGAAAGTTGCCAAACAGCTGATGATACTTATCGAAGGTTCAATTGTGCAAGCATACCTTAATGAAGAAAAAGAGGCTGCACTATATGCAAAAGAAATAGCAAAAATACTTTTGACAAAAGATAGTGATACGAATTCGAGTGTATAGTAAGAAAAGAGGTTAGTTTATGTTTAAGCAAGTGATACAGGGCAATGGATTTTATTCCAGGGATAAAGAGAGTGTTTGCTACTTAGAACAGTGTTTGATATGTATTGATGATGACGGGATCATACAAAAAGTTGTCGGGCAAGAAGCCAGCCAGTATAATGAACTTCGTATGCAATATATGCTGGAAGGTCGATTGAAGATACTTGATAAAGATCAGATTCTTTTGCCGGGATTTGTTGATTTGCATGTACATGCATCTCAATGGCCACAGGCAGGGATGGCATTAGATAAACCACTTGAAGTATGGTTACAAGAATATACTTTCCCATTAGAATCAAAACTTGAGGATGTTGAGACGGCTTATGGCATTTATAGTGAAGTTGTTCAGACGACATTAAATAATGCAACGACTTCGGCGATGTATTTTGCAACCGTCGATCCCAAGACAACCTTGCTTTTAAGCAAACTGTGTGCAGAAAAAGGGCAACGAGGGTTTGTCGGAACGGTTGCAATGGATGAACAAGACAATGCACCATCATATTATAGAGATGCCAATGCAAGTGCATCGGCATCAAAAACAGTGGAGTTGATTAACCAGATAACAAAGGTGCAAGGACGCTATCATCAAAAGGCGTATCCGGTTGTAACACCACGATTTATACCGACATGTAGCCGTGAGGCACTGATTATGCTTGGAAAGGTTGCACAAGAGCATGATGTGTACATACAGTCTCATGTAAGTGAAAGCGATTGGGAACATGGATATGTCAAAGAAAAGACTGGGATGAATGATGCACAGGCATTAGATACCTATGGATTATTAACATCAAAAACTATTTTAGCCCATGCTAATTTTTTAGAAGAGTCAGACGGAGAATTGCTAGCTCAAAAAGGAGCAAGTATAGCCCATTGTCCGCTATCCAATAGCTACTTTGCCAATTCAGTATTACCTGTACGACGTCTGATGGAACAAGGGGTGAATATAGGTTTGGCTACGGACATCTCGGGAGGCTATAGTCCCAGCATGTATCAAGCAATCCGTCAAGCCGTGATTTCATCCAAAATGCTGCAAGATGGAGTTAATCCAAACCTTCCTAGCGACAAGAGAGGTGTTAACAATAGCGCGATTACATTGAACACGGCATTTTATATGGCAACCGTAGCCGGTGGGTTGGCGCTTAATCTAAAGCTTGGAAAATTTGAACCAGGATATATTTTTGATGCACAAGTGGTCGATATTTGTGAGAACTTGCCAAGATATAATCAGGAGAAGTCCAAGGAAGACTTGCTCCATAAAGTGCTGTTACTTGCACAAAGAGAAAATATAAAAGAGGTTTGGGTACAAGGTGTACAAGTCGTAAAGTAGCCACCACATTAATGTACCCATGTATCTATAGGGAAAGAATCTGGTTTAATCGGTTCATATCTAGGACTGTGATGGTTCGTTTATAGAAGCTAAGGATGCCTTCGGCTTCAAGTTTTCTTAATTCGCGTGACAGGGAAGTTCTAGAGACATCCATATATTCTGCCCAAGCCTTTTTTGAAAAGGGTAGAGTGATACGATAAATCTCCTTGTCATCAGCTTCATATTGAAAATAGTGGATAAGATATCCGGCGATTTTTTCTTGAATCGAGTCTAAGGACAATATTCCGATTTTGTGCTTTAGAAGAAGTGCAGCGTTGGAAGTAACTTCAAGAAAATTCAATAAAAATTGTGTGTCATGTGCGAAAAGATGGAGCAAATCAGATGTTGTTATTAACAAAACCTTTGTGGCTTTATGGGCAATAATATTATCAGGATAATAATCATATTTTGAAAACACACAAGATGCACCGATAATATCCGGTGCATTTTTTCTTTCGAGAATAACGACTTTGCCGTTTGGAAAGAGCTTTTGGACATCAACGGCACCTGAGAGGATGATTCCAATTCTATCAGCAAGTTCGATAGGAGAAAAAACAGTTTCACCCTCAGAAAAATCTTCCTCTTTCACTTGAAGTTGTGAAAGCAGTTCTTTAATTTCATCCAAGCACTTCCCCTTAAACAAAATACAATCCTCTAATCTAGATAATGTAGAGCTCATGGCAACCTCCTAAATTTTATTATAGACAGTATCTGCAGATACTCTTTGTATATAGTAATTGTACTATAATGCATGCATGGTGTAAATGATAATCAATTGCAATCTTGCTGATTTAAGCGAAATGCAAAAAAATAGATTACCACAGGAGGAAAACACATGTACAGTATTGGAGTTGACATTGGCTATTCATCAGTAAAAGTCGTATTGACAGACAAGGCCCAAAATATCAAGTTTAGTCATTACCAAATGCATAAGGGAAGCATCAAGAAGACATTGCTAAAAATTTTAAAGACATTAGTCACGCATTACCACCCGGATGATATTACTTTTGGAGCAGTGACAGGCAGTGGGACGAAGTTTTTGAGTTCAGAAAAGAGTATTACATCGGTCAATGACGTAACCGCAGTTATTGAAGGCGCAATCGCTGAGCATTCGGGCGTAGGATCGATTATTGATATTGGTGGAGAAAGTGCACGATTTATTACAGGACTGAGTGCAGATGACAACTCAGGTATTGAGATCTCCATGAATTCTAATTGTTCTTCGGGTACAGGATCGTTTTTGGAGGAACAGATGTCAAGGCTTAACCTAGACTTAGCAGATTATTCCAATCTTGCAAAAAAGGCAAAGTCTATACCAAGGATCGCAGGACGTTGTAGCGTTTTTGCAAAAACAGACATTATTCATCATCAGCAAGAAGGCGTTCCAGTAGAAGATATTCTATTAGGTTTAGCGTATGCCCTTGTAAGAAACTACAAAGGGACCGTTATAAAAAAATTGCAGCTCCAAAAGCCGATCTTATTTTCTGGAGGTGTTGCACACAATGAAGCGATTCACACGGCACTTAAGGAAGTACTGGAATTAGAAGATGAAGACTTGATTTTCCCTAAGTGTTTGGGAAATATTGGAGCGGTAGGTGTTGCCAATATTGCACGAGAAAAAAAACTACCTATCAATATCCGAGAACTCATTGAACGAACAGAACATGGGGATGAAATATTAATGCAAGACGATGATATAATCCTTCCAAAACTATCAGACTACGGGATAGGAGATAGCGAAGATAAGCATCACTGTAATGCTATAGATAAAATAAGCGGTCACGTGGAATGCTACTTGGGAATAGACATTGGCTCAACAAGTACAAATCTGGTTTTGATGGATAAAAATCAAGAGATTATCGGATGCAAATACTTACGAACACTTGGCAATTCAATGCAAGCAGTTCAAAAAGGGCTACAAGAGATACGCAGGGATTATGGGGAGAAGATTAATATTATTGGGGTAGGAACAACCGGCTCTGGTCGATATATGATTGGAAAAATGATTGGTGCAGACGTAATCAAAGACGAAATTACAGCACAGGCAAAAGCTGCGGTTCACATCTGTGAAGATGTAGACACGATCTTTGAGATTGGTGGACAAGACTCAAAATTTATCCGTATTGAAAACGGAGCCGTTGCAGATTTTCAGATGAATAAAATATGTGCGGCCGGAACAGGTTCCTTTATCGAGGAACAAGCCAAGAAGTTCAACATCGCAATCGAAGATTTTGGACAGATAGCACTTAAAAGCAATCGCCCGATTGCCTTAGGAGAACGTTGTACCGTTTTTATAGAGACAAATATTGCTTCGTGCTTAGCCGGTGGGGCAAAGCTTGATGACATTATTTCAGGATTATGCTACTCGATTGTTAAAAATTATCTTGATCGGGTTGTCGGACAAAAGAAAATAGGAAATAAAATCTTCTTGCAAGGAGGTCTTGCCTATAACCAAGGAGTTGTCAACGCTTTTAGAGCAGTAACAAAAAAAGAAATCATTGTACCTCCATTTTTTAGTGTAACCGGTGCCTATGGGGCGGCAGTTCTTGCCATGGAAGAGATGGGTGAGACTGTTAGTACTTTTAAGGGGTTTGATGTAACCCTCCAAAAAGCCCCGGAAAAAAATGCAGAGATAACGGCGGAACCCATAGCATCCACACACTATGATGAAAATGTGAATAAAATAGTATTTAACGATTATGTCTTGGAAAACTCTTCAAAAAAAGTAGTGGGCATTCCAAGGGCACTTTTTACTTATGGTATGTTCTCTATGTTTTATACTTTTTTCAAAAATTTAGGGATGGATGTTATGCTCTCCGATCCGACGGATGAAAATACATTGGCCCTTGGACAAAAATATGCTATGGATGAAACCTGCTTTCCAATCAAGTTGATTACCGGACATGTAGCTGAATTGATGTTAAAAAAAGTAGATTATATCTTTTTTCCTGATTTGGTGACGGTGGATCACCCAGGCTCTCAAAGCCGAAAAAACTATGGCTGTGCATTTATGCAGCTTTCATTTAAAGTCATGAATCGAGCAATGGAATTGGATAAAAAAGGTATTAAATTATTGTCTCCAACGATGGCCTTTCATATGGGAAAAGAATCCATTATGAAGAGCTTTTTGACAATAGGAGAGCAGTTAGGCAAAACACCGGATCAAACGCGCCAAGCACTTGATTTGGGGCTAGAAGCAGCCAACGCTTTTGAAGAACGCATGCAAGACAATAGTCAAGAAGTCATGAGTGAACTTCAACCCGATGAGATTGCCTTTGTGATGGTATCAAAAATATATGGAGTAGCTGATCCTGTACTTAACATGAATATTCCTCAAAAACTAGAACAGATGGGATATAAAGTATTTCCGTTTTATGATTTGCCAGAAGGCGATATATCAAAAGAGCATCCCAATATGTTTTGGCCTTTTGGACAGCATATTATAGAACCTGCACAGTTGATACGTGAACATCCTAATTTATATGCTATTTTTCTTACACATCACGGATGTGGACCTGACTCTATCTTAGCGCATTATTTTAGAGAAGAAATGAAGGGAAAACCCTATCTGCATATTGAAATCGATGAGCATTCATCTGGAGTGGGAATCATAACTCGTGTAGAAGCTTTTATCAATAGTATAAAAAATATAGAGATAAAAAAAGCGAGTCCGATACAAACATATGTCAACAGAATTGAACATGTAGAGACAAACGTAAAACGTGAACTTGCAGATACAAAAAAAGCAAAGACGCTTTACATACCACATATGTATCCATACAGTAACATGTATCAAGAATTACTCAGACAAAGAGGGGTAAATACCCAGACCCTTCCACCGTCATGTAAAGCATCTATAGAAATGGGGCGCAGATTTACAGTATCTGAGGAGTATTTTTCACTGACGGCATTTTTGGGAAATATTTTCACACAGTTAGCCACCTTGACACAGGAGCAAATCGATGAAGCGGCATTTGTCATTCCTCAAAATGAAGGAACAGAAACAGATGGTCAATATAGTCGGCTGCTTAGGACCATATTTGATGAAGAAGGTTATGAAAACATCGACATCATATCGCCATACTGGGAAGATCTCCTATGCGAAAAAGAGCACGTCTTTGATGAAATCATACTATGCCTACTTGCTGGGGATATAGTTTGGTGTGCCCCTCAAAGTTCGAGGCAACAATATGTAGACAAAATGCTTGAAAGTATAAAAAATCAAGAATTCAACCTAAGTCAGCTTAAGAAGATAGGGCAAGAAGTTGTAGCACAGCTTGAGCAAACACCATTTGACAAAAAGATTCTTGCTGTAGGCGAAGCCGGCATATTATTGGATGAACGCTTGAATAATAATACGTTTAAGGAGCTTGAGAAAAAAGGACATCGAATTATATACAGCCCCTTTGGAGAAACGCTATGGATGATGTGGCGTGATTATGCAGATCAAAATAAAAATGAGCAATCTGACCTCATGGAACAAAGGTTAAATCAATTCAAAACTAGAATTCAAGAGGTCGCCGATACACTATCGGGTTGGAGTCCTTACGAAGATGAGCTTGATGAACTAATTCAAGTCGCAGATAGAACACTTGGGTATTTTTCT
This sequence is a window from Vallitaleaceae bacterium 9-2. Protein-coding genes within it:
- a CDS encoding flavodoxin, whose translation is MAKILVVYYSYSNTTKNLAEDIAIITDGDIRELCPKEPYSFTYHGATKEVRNEIERGYCPKLLSGNEPVDDYDYIFVGTPNWFKSFAPPLLSFLRSFDWKDKTIIPFCTHGGGGFGQIVANITTECPGAIILSGFDTTSDFDDTTVQAWIDDMEILE
- a CDS encoding MerR family transcriptional regulator; the protein is MRKQSYTVKEITKITGITRRTLHYYDEIGLLKATQISAQGYRLYTVEDFERLQIILFLKEMDLSLKEIAGILRLSRHEQNKVLKGHYKILFKKRQKLEKMMSNLELYLAGENILALDIFEDASVLPLKEQHKREAKLVYGETEKYKEYEENMSRWTDAEKEKIFEAFGEEMDKIFMLFGEHIKKSPGSNEVQAIVKQWADSFQDFFECDREILKCIAHTYTYDSRFKKYINQFSDEDLSDFIYRAILNYCSDEQ
- a CDS encoding MerR family transcriptional regulator encodes the protein MMSNLIKIRDVSSKYDITARTLRYYEDMGLLSSSRSADYAYRMYDQKAVKRLEQILILRKLNISIKDIQRVFNTSGSEIVLEVLSKKVDNIDDEVALLHELKDIILDFIHEIEALNFSDNSNVKLLYNKAKEIETQLVSIDYIGKPSNINRLLEITERLDKKVPDIMVLKIPPFRAVTVGEQSWDDMFKSGGYMFQLWQYEQLYKPVIFDCFDFLLFKQDKAEWICAVKEEVTLDQVTPFKIIDYPGGLYAMAVSIDEDNESINKVEKKVRQWIENTNFVLDTQRDVMFNMPYLYEEGRDPEYQDIEKGLGYKQMQRYFPIKLKNTDKG
- a CDS encoding DJ-1/PfpI family protein codes for the protein MNKKVEGFRLGIYVFKDAEVIDYAGPYGVFSTARRLDPGLDVFFIADANKPIQTQAGLTVLPNYTFNDNPTVDAFLIPGGHGTRQETYNKTLHNYILSLPETTLLTSVCTGSWIYANMGLLDGLSATSRKEPDRIEASPFGLVPIERLAQLAPKCEINRARVVDAGRIITGGGISAGMEVGFHLLRRAGYDEDFIMEVARIMEYHKAYEVLKDDIDYTAKE
- a CDS encoding TetR/AcrR family transcriptional regulator, with the protein product MKKNNKKDKISASERIINTAEALFYSEGIQSVGIDRIVEESNVALNTMYKYFSSKDKLVEAYLEDRDIKWMNWLNSYIEKEDAPVNKVLAIFDALEQWFHEDQFRGCAFINASGELGHTKPSVYEISKKHKETLYKTILDILMSTHIEQKEKVAKQLMILIEGSIVQAYLNEEKEAALYAKEIAKILLTKDSDTNSSV
- a CDS encoding amidohydrolase family protein, which translates into the protein MFKQVIQGNGFYSRDKESVCYLEQCLICIDDDGIIQKVVGQEASQYNELRMQYMLEGRLKILDKDQILLPGFVDLHVHASQWPQAGMALDKPLEVWLQEYTFPLESKLEDVETAYGIYSEVVQTTLNNATTSAMYFATVDPKTTLLLSKLCAEKGQRGFVGTVAMDEQDNAPSYYRDANASASASKTVELINQITKVQGRYHQKAYPVVTPRFIPTCSREALIMLGKVAQEHDVYIQSHVSESDWEHGYVKEKTGMNDAQALDTYGLLTSKTILAHANFLEESDGELLAQKGASIAHCPLSNSYFANSVLPVRRLMEQGVNIGLATDISGGYSPSMYQAIRQAVISSKMLQDGVNPNLPSDKRGVNNSAITLNTAFYMATVAGGLALNLKLGKFEPGYIFDAQVVDICENLPRYNQEKSKEDLLHKVLLLAQRENIKEVWVQGVQVVK
- a CDS encoding Crp/Fnr family transcriptional regulator; protein product: MSSTLSRLEDCILFKGKCLDEIKELLSQLQVKEEDFSEGETVFSPIELADRIGIILSGAVDVQKLFPNGKVVILERKNAPDIIGASCVFSKYDYYPDNIIAHKATKVLLITTSDLLHLFAHDTQFLLNFLEVTSNAALLLKHKIGILSLDSIQEKIAGYLIHYFQYEADDKEIYRITLPFSKKAWAEYMDVSRTSLSRELRKLEAEGILSFYKRTITVLDMNRLNQILSL
- a CDS encoding acyl-CoA dehydratase activase; protein product: MYSIGVDIGYSSVKVVLTDKAQNIKFSHYQMHKGSIKKTLLKILKTLVTHYHPDDITFGAVTGSGTKFLSSEKSITSVNDVTAVIEGAIAEHSGVGSIIDIGGESARFITGLSADDNSGIEISMNSNCSSGTGSFLEEQMSRLNLDLADYSNLAKKAKSIPRIAGRCSVFAKTDIIHHQQEGVPVEDILLGLAYALVRNYKGTVIKKLQLQKPILFSGGVAHNEAIHTALKEVLELEDEDLIFPKCLGNIGAVGVANIAREKKLPINIRELIERTEHGDEILMQDDDIILPKLSDYGIGDSEDKHHCNAIDKISGHVECYLGIDIGSTSTNLVLMDKNQEIIGCKYLRTLGNSMQAVQKGLQEIRRDYGEKINIIGVGTTGSGRYMIGKMIGADVIKDEITAQAKAAVHICEDVDTIFEIGGQDSKFIRIENGAVADFQMNKICAAGTGSFIEEQAKKFNIAIEDFGQIALKSNRPIALGERCTVFIETNIASCLAGGAKLDDIISGLCYSIVKNYLDRVVGQKKIGNKIFLQGGLAYNQGVVNAFRAVTKKEIIVPPFFSVTGAYGAAVLAMEEMGETVSTFKGFDVTLQKAPEKNAEITAEPIASTHYDENVNKIVFNDYVLENSSKKVVGIPRALFTYGMFSMFYTFFKNLGMDVMLSDPTDENTLALGQKYAMDETCFPIKLITGHVAELMLKKVDYIFFPDLVTVDHPGSQSRKNYGCAFMQLSFKVMNRAMELDKKGIKLLSPTMAFHMGKESIMKSFLTIGEQLGKTPDQTRQALDLGLEAANAFEERMQDNSQEVMSELQPDEIAFVMVSKIYGVADPVLNMNIPQKLEQMGYKVFPFYDLPEGDISKEHPNMFWPFGQHIIEPAQLIREHPNLYAIFLTHHGCGPDSILAHYFREEMKGKPYLHIEIDEHSSGVGIITRVEAFINSIKNIEIKKASPIQTYVNRIEHVETNVKRELADTKKAKTLYIPHMYPYSNMYQELLRQRGVNTQTLPPSCKASIEMGRRFTVSEEYFSLTAFLGNIFTQLATLTQEQIDEAAFVIPQNEGTETDGQYSRLLRTIFDEEGYENIDIISPYWEDLLCEKEHVFDEIILCLLAGDIVWCAPQSSRQQYVDKMLESIKNQEFNLSQLKKIGQEVVAQLEQTPFDKKILAVGEAGILLDERLNNNTFKELEKKGHRIIYSPFGETLWMMWRDYADQNKNEQSDLMEQRLNQFKTRIQEVADTLSGWSPYEDELDELIQVADRTLGYFSGAHGRYRQAKQLCISDRVDGVITSASIYENTGIVLGMLQKGFKEEKTKPVLNLTFDGNKNENDQTKIDSFIYYL